A stretch of Telopea speciosissima isolate NSW1024214 ecotype Mountain lineage chromosome 11, Tspe_v1, whole genome shotgun sequence DNA encodes these proteins:
- the LOC122645292 gene encoding MDIS1-interacting receptor like kinase 2-like — MAFCNSTLLESLSFHHLVFMFFTLLLASSNSYVLNSISTSTTIVAVDQADALLKWKATDLNNQSQTVLHSWTLLDSNSTNSSMRSDPCMSWIGITCSQRGSITEISLPSMGLQGMVENFPFPSLPALIRLDFTNNTLFGTVPSNIANLSVINYLDLSVNQLSGSIPSEIYLLTGLNILYLDQNHFSGSIPDRMGRLKKLTILTMYSNNLSGSIPDSLGNLSNLGELSLYENNLIGSIPASIGKLRDLYSLYLYRNQLSGPIPQEIGNLTQLSSLSLEDNYLIGSIPQEIGNLKSLTDLYLPLNNLNGSIPVSLCNLRNLTILYLYGNQLSGRIPIEIGNLTSLTDLQLLFNQLAGSIPSTLGNLKKLTYLNLLKNQFSGSIPEEIGNLTNLASLQLGDNHFSGSLPQGLCMSGSLENISAFNNHFVGVLPKGFKNCTSLFRVRLENNQLAANLSEDFGVYENLNYIDLSYNQLNGELSSTWGQCQNLQTLRMAGNDITGKIPPELGMLIQMHVLDLSSNYLVGEIPKEFGELTLLLNLSLSGNQLSGNLPLEVGRLYRLTNLDLSRNSLSGQIPIEIGNCSNLLYLDLSNNNLNGSIPYQIGNLVYLQLLLDLSQNRLSGEILSQFKNLENLEKLNISHNQLSGTISSAFDGMANLTFIDISYTEFEGQIPNNRAFQNATIEALRNNKALCGNVSGLQPCKSSLSKGEKGKPNHKILIAVLVPLLGLLFLLFSILCIARIHRRLRIVETKQRATPRNTDLFSVWNYDGRIVYQEIIEATEDFDAKYCIGMGGFGSVYIAKLSTDQVVAVKKLHQSLQDECENANIQAFQNEICALTKLRHRNIVKLYGFCSYTQNSLLVYEYFERGSLAKILDNNELASEMDWIKRVNVIKGVANALSYMHHDCSPPIIHRDISSNNVLLDEEYEACVSDFGTARLLKPDSSNWTSLAGTCGYVAPELAYTMKVTRKCDVYSFGVLTLEVLMGRHPSELISMLLSSFPVVPLTKQMILLGDVVDKRLSPPTMDMVEELLSVMKLAISCLAIDPQSRPDMHYVSEKLSS; from the exons ATGGCTTTCTGCAACTCAACTTTGCTAGAATCCCTCTCTTTTCACCACCTAGTCTTCATGTTCTTCACCTTGCTCCTTGCTTCTTCGAATTCCTATGTCTTGAATTCCATCAGCACTAGCACCACCATTGTTGCTGTAGACCAAGCTGATGCTCTCCTCAAATGGAAAGCTACTGATCTCAACAACCAAAGCCAAACTGTTCTCCATTCATGGACTCTACTTGATTCCAATTCTACCAATTCCTCTATGCGATCTGACCCATGCATGAGTTGGATTGGAATTACTTGCAGTCAAAGGGGAAGCATCACTGAGATTAGCTTACCAAGTATGGGCTTGCAAGGTATGGTTGAGAACTTCCCCTTTCCCTCACTTCCTGCTCTTATACGTCTGGATTTCACTAACAATACACTTTTTGGTACTGTTCCCTCCAACATTGCTAACCTCTCTGTTATCAACTACCTTGATCTGTCTGTGAATCAGCTCTCAGGATCAATTCCATCTGAAATCTACTTACTTACCGGTCTTAATATCTTGTATCTTGATCAGAATCATTTCAGTGGATCCATACCTGACAGAATGGGAAGATTGAAAAAACTTACCATTCTGACCATGTACTCCAACAACCTCTCTGGTTCCATACCTGATTCTCTTGGTAATTTGAGCAATCTAGGAGAGCTCTCTTTATACGAAAACAATCTCATTGGTTCAATCCCTGCATCTATAGGTAAGTTGAGAGATTTGTACTCTCTATACCTATACAGAAACCAACTTTCAGGTCCCATTCCCCAGGAAATAGGAAATTTGACACAGCTCAGCTCTTTAAGCCTGGAAGATAATTATCTGATTGGTTCCATCCCTCAAGAAATAGGAAATTTGAAATCACTTACTGATCTATACTTACCTCTGAACAATCTCAATGGTTCAATCCCTGTTTCTTTATGTAATTTGAGAAACCTAACCATTTTATACCTCTATGGGAATCAACTCTCTGGTAGGATTCCTATAGAAATCGGAAATTTGACAAGTCTGACTGACCTACAACTGCTTTTCAATCAACTAGCAGGATCCATCCCTTCCACTTTGGGAAACCTAAAGAAGCTCACCTATTTAAACCTATTGAAAAATCAATTTTCTGGTTCAATCCCTGAAGAAATAGGAAATCTTACCAATTTGGCTAGCTTGCAATTGGGAGATAACCATTTCTCTGGTAGTCTGCCACAAGGGCTATGCATGAGTGGGTCACTTGAAAACATCAGTGCATTTAACAACCATTTCGTAGGTGTTCTTCCAAAAGGCTTCAAAAACTGCACAAGCTTATTTAGAGTTCGACTCGAAAATAACCAACTTGCTGCAAACTTATCAGAAGACTTTGGGGTTTATGAAAATCTGAATTACATTGATTTGAgctataatcaattgaatggtGAACTTTCATCAACCTGGGGTCAATGCCAAAACTTGCAAACTCTAAGGATGGCTGGGAATGATATTACTGGTAAGATACCTCCTGAGCTTGGGATGTTAATCCAAATGCATGTTCTTGATCTTTCTTCAAATTACCTGGTGGGTGAAATTCCTAAGGAATTTGGTGAGTTGACATTGTTGTTGAATCTCAGTCTGAGTGGCAACCAACTTTCTGGCAATTTACCATTAGAAGTTGGAAGGCTATACAGACTAACAAATCTTGACTTGTCAAGAAACAGTTTGAGTGGACAAATACCAATAGAAATAGGGAACTGCTCCAACTTATTATATCTGGATTTAAGCAACAACAATTTGAATGGAAGCATTCCCTATCAAATTGGCAATCTGGTTTACCTTCAACTTCTATTGGATCTTAGTCAAAACCGGCTCAGTGGAGAGATACTGTCACAgttcaaaaatttggaaaactTGGAAAAGTTAAATATCTCCCACAATCAACTCTCTGGTACCATTTCTTCTGCTTTTGATGGAATGGCTAACTTGACATTCATTGATATATCTTACACTGAGTTTGAAGGTCAAATTCCCAACAACAGAGCCTTTCAAAATGCTACAATAGAAGCTTTAAGAAACAACAAAGCACTGTGTGGCAATGTAAGTGGTCTGCAACCTTGCAAATCATCCCTGTccaaaggagaaaagggaaaaccaAACCACAAAATCCTGATTGCTGTCTTGGTTCCATTGTTAGGTTTGCTATTTCTTCTGTTTTCTATTCTTTGTATCGCTCGTATCCACCGGAGGTTAAGAATTGTTGAGACAAAGCAAAGAGCAACACCACGTAATACAGATTTATTTTCTGTATGGAATTACGACGGAAGAATAGTATATCAAGAAATTATTGAAGCAACAGAGGATTTTGATGCCAAATATTGCATTGGGATGGGAGGATTTGGAAGCGTATATATAGCAAAGCTGTCAACGGATCAAGTAGTTGCTGTCAAAAAGCTTCACCAATCATTACAAGATGAATGTGAGAATGCCAACATACAGGCATTTCAAAATGAGATTTGTGCACTGACAAAACTGAGACACCGAAACATTGTGAAGCTATATGGTTTTTGTTCATATACACAGAACTCCCTTCTAGTTTATGAGTATTTTGAGAGAGGAAGCTTGGCTAAGATCCTTGACAACAATGAGCTTGCATCAGAAATGGATTGGATAAAAAGGGTTAATGTTATCAAAGGTGTGGCAAATGCTTTGTCTTATATGCACCATGATTGTTCACCACCGATCATTCACCGTGACATATCGAGTAACAATGTTTTGTTGGATGAAGAATATGAGGCATGTGTCTCTGACTTTGGCACTGCTAGGCTTCTAAAGCCCGATTCATCCAATTGGACTTCTCTAGCGGGGACGTGTGGATATGTTGCTCCAG AGCTTGCCTACACGATGAAGGTGACCCGAAAATGTGACGTTTATAGCTTTGGGGTATTAACATTAGAAGTGCTGATGGGAAGGCATCCAAGTGAACTCATCTCTATGCTATTGTCATCGTTCCCAGTAGTGCCACTAACAAAGCAAATGATACTATTGGGAGATGTGGTGGACAAACGGCTTTCCCCTCCCACGATGGACATGGTTGAAGAACTCTTATCTGTTATGAAGCTAGCAATCTCATGTTTAGCTATTGATCCACAATCTCGGCCTGACATGCATTATGTGTCTGAGAAACTATCATCTTGA